In Haloplanus rubicundus, one DNA window encodes the following:
- a CDS encoding aldo/keto reductase, which yields MEYTTLGSTGTKVSRLCLGCMSFGSSDWRDWVLDEEESREIIERAIELGINFFDTANMYSLGESERVLGDVLAEYDRDWSVVATKVYNSMDDDNPNAQGLSRKAIEQELANSLDRLGMDTVDLYQIHRWDYETPIEETLRALDDAVRRGQVRHLGASSMWAYQFADALHTSDRLGLDRFATMQNHYNLAYREEEREMLPLCAQEGVGVLTWSPLARGFLARPHESFLETTRGEFMDEHERMSERVATYYANGGDEINERAAELAEEKGVTMAQVALAWLLHQDEVDAPIVGTTSVEHLESAVEALEVDLSDSDLDYLEEPYGPVPVNGHE from the coding sequence ATGGAGTATACGACGCTCGGGTCCACTGGGACGAAAGTCAGCCGCCTCTGTCTCGGCTGTATGAGCTTCGGATCGAGCGACTGGCGCGACTGGGTCCTCGACGAGGAGGAGAGTCGGGAGATCATCGAGCGGGCCATCGAGTTGGGGATCAACTTCTTCGACACGGCAAATATGTACTCGCTCGGCGAGTCCGAGCGCGTCCTCGGGGACGTCCTCGCGGAGTACGACCGCGACTGGTCGGTCGTCGCGACGAAGGTGTACAACTCCATGGACGACGACAACCCGAACGCACAGGGGCTGTCGCGGAAGGCCATCGAGCAGGAACTCGCCAACTCGCTGGACCGGCTGGGGATGGATACGGTCGACCTCTACCAGATCCACCGCTGGGACTACGAGACGCCCATCGAGGAGACGCTTCGCGCCCTCGACGACGCGGTGCGCCGGGGGCAGGTCCGCCACCTCGGTGCCTCCTCGATGTGGGCCTACCAGTTCGCGGACGCCCTCCATACGAGCGATCGGCTGGGACTGGATCGCTTCGCCACTATGCAGAACCACTACAACCTCGCCTACCGCGAGGAGGAACGCGAGATGCTCCCCCTGTGTGCACAGGAGGGCGTCGGCGTCCTCACGTGGTCGCCGCTCGCCCGCGGCTTCCTCGCGCGTCCGCACGAGTCCTTCCTGGAGACGACACGCGGCGAGTTCATGGACGAACACGAGCGGATGTCCGAACGCGTCGCTACCTACTACGCCAACGGCGGCGACGAGATCAACGAACGCGCCGCCGAACTCGCCGAGGAGAAGGGCGTGACGATGGCACAGGTCGCTCTCGCGTGGCTCCTCCACCAGGACGAGGTGGACGCGCCCATCGTCGGCACGACGAGCGTCGAGCATCTGGAGTCGGCGGTCGAGGCGCTGGAGGTCGACCTCTCCGACAGCGACCTGGACTATCTGGAGGAGCCGTACGGGCCGGTGCCGGTCAACGGACACGAGTAA
- a CDS encoding coenzyme F420-0:L-glutamate ligase: MKVFAVPDLPEFEPDDSISDLVAERIDLRPDDVVCVASTVVSKVEDRVADLSAFPAGPRAREVAARLERATGEEKDPRFAQAVLEESTDLLMEAPFLLTETRFGHVTVNAGIDRSNVPGGDLLLLPRRPDESAARIEAGLDADRVIVTDTCGRPFRHGQRGVAIGWAGTPAARDWRGEHDRDGRELGVTVQAIVDELAAAANLVAGEGAGGTPVVVVRDFDFGDHAGSDALFRDVEGDFVRQALRGWSFDVD, from the coding sequence ATGAAGGTGTTCGCCGTCCCCGACCTCCCCGAGTTCGAGCCGGACGACTCGATTTCCGACCTCGTCGCCGAGCGGATCGACCTCCGCCCGGACGACGTGGTCTGTGTGGCGAGTACGGTCGTCTCGAAGGTCGAGGACCGCGTCGCGGACCTCTCGGCGTTCCCGGCCGGGCCGCGCGCTCGCGAGGTGGCTGCCCGCCTCGAACGCGCCACGGGCGAGGAGAAGGACCCGCGGTTCGCGCAGGCGGTGCTGGAGGAGAGCACCGACCTCCTGATGGAGGCGCCGTTCCTCCTCACCGAGACGCGGTTCGGGCACGTGACGGTCAACGCGGGCATCGACCGCTCGAACGTCCCCGGGGGCGACCTGTTGCTCCTGCCGCGGCGGCCGGACGAGAGCGCGGCCCGGATCGAAGCGGGTCTCGACGCCGACCGGGTGATCGTCACCGACACCTGTGGGCGCCCGTTCCGCCACGGGCAGCGGGGCGTCGCCATCGGCTGGGCGGGCACCCCCGCGGCCCGGGACTGGCGGGGGGAGCACGACCGCGACGGGCGCGAACTCGGCGTGACGGTGCAGGCCATCGTCGACGAACTCGCCGCCGCCGCGAACCTCGTCGCCGGCGAGGGAGCGGGCGGGACGCCCGTCGTCGTCGTCCGCGATTTCGACTTCGGCGACCACGCGGGCAGCGACGCCCTCTTCCGGGACGTGGAGGGGGACTTCGTTCGGCAGGCGCTCCGGGGCTGGTCGTTCGACGTGGACTGA
- a CDS encoding metallophosphoesterase family protein, with translation MELAIISDTHVPGRASGIPDWVRERVEAADHVIHAGDFETPAVVDEVRSLAGGSFTGVRGNVDAAGVDLPKVATVECGGVEFVVTHGTGDRIGYEDRVVAAVREHGGADAVGVAGHTHDPLDEVHDGVRVLNPGSATGASPAGATTMLTATVADGDLTVTLHREDRW, from the coding sequence ATGGAGCTGGCGATCATCAGCGACACGCACGTTCCCGGACGGGCGAGCGGCATCCCCGACTGGGTTCGTGAGCGGGTCGAGGCGGCCGATCACGTCATCCACGCCGGCGACTTCGAGACGCCGGCCGTCGTCGACGAAGTGCGCTCCCTCGCGGGCGGCTCGTTCACCGGCGTCCGGGGCAACGTCGACGCGGCGGGCGTCGACCTGCCCAAGGTGGCGACGGTCGAGTGCGGCGGTGTCGAGTTCGTCGTCACCCACGGCACGGGTGACCGCATCGGCTACGAGGACCGCGTCGTCGCCGCGGTGCGGGAACACGGGGGGGCGGACGCCGTCGGCGTCGCCGGACACACGCACGACCCCCTCGACGAGGTGCACGACGGCGTGCGGGTCCTGAACCCGGGATCGGCGACGGGGGCGAGTCCGGCGGGCGCGACGACGATGCTGACGGCCACCGTCGCCGACGGCGACCTGACCGTGACGCTCCACCGCGAGGACCGCTGGTGA